Proteins co-encoded in one Opitutus terrae PB90-1 genomic window:
- a CDS encoding cobalamin B12-binding domain-containing protein, which translates to MTTFEQLSQAVVAGKSKDAKALTQQALTEGAQPGAVVDQALVPAMAIVGDRFRDNQIFVPEMLMSARAMKESLAILEPKLLAAGVQPKYTAVIGSVHGDLHDIGKNLVAIMWKGANFRVVDLGVNVSPAKFVAAIQQHQPQVVGLSTLLTTTMPAMVETVRVIRASGCPPVKIMVGGAPVTQQFANEIGADGYSADASAAVEVALKLIGA; encoded by the coding sequence ATGACTACCTTCGAACAGCTCTCGCAAGCCGTCGTCGCCGGCAAAAGCAAGGACGCCAAGGCGCTCACGCAACAAGCCCTCACCGAGGGCGCGCAGCCCGGCGCCGTCGTCGACCAGGCGCTGGTCCCCGCGATGGCCATCGTCGGCGACCGGTTCCGCGACAACCAAATATTCGTCCCGGAAATGCTGATGTCGGCACGCGCGATGAAAGAGTCGCTCGCGATCCTCGAGCCCAAGCTCCTCGCCGCCGGCGTGCAGCCGAAATACACCGCCGTGATCGGCTCCGTGCACGGCGACCTCCACGACATCGGCAAAAACCTCGTCGCGATCATGTGGAAGGGTGCCAACTTCCGCGTCGTCGACCTCGGCGTAAACGTCTCCCCCGCGAAATTCGTCGCCGCCATCCAGCAGCACCAGCCGCAGGTCGTCGGTCTCTCCACGCTGCTCACGACCACGATGCCCGCGATGGTCGAAACCGTTCGCGTCATCCGCGCCAGCGGCTGCCCGCCCGTCAAGATCATGGTCGGCGGCGCGCCCGTGACGCAGCAGTTCGCCAACGAAATCGGCGCCGACGGCTACTCGGCCGACGCCAGCGCCGCCGTCGAGGTCGCGCTCAAGCTCATCGGCGCCTGA
- a CDS encoding uroporphyrinogen decarboxylase family protein produces MARSTYLALAAQRHRLPIGVDLVLRRHADHEAILTDGERLGRVIAEAAAEFQTPLAFPLMDLKLEKATLLSFFDVPAADSDSFHFTEAPSAEAVARFESALASSRPSPRVAANLGALRYITGQTTLLPVGMSIGPFSLATKLLADPITPVYLAGDGATAADEPEVGLLETALRLALATVRHAIRQQLDAGARAIFIAEPAANKVFFSPKQIAGGSNVFDRFALAPNRAIAAQLVAREADLLFHCCGELVDAMLDGFCSLRPALLSLGSSRRLWEDAARVPKDIVLYGNLPSKQFYSDSVMPLEKVGAQAGELLARMRQVGHPFILGTECDTLHVDGCDDAIRAKVAHLLRIPEPAA; encoded by the coding sequence ATGGCCCGCTCCACTTACCTCGCTCTCGCCGCGCAACGTCACCGCCTTCCGATCGGCGTCGACCTCGTGCTTCGCCGGCACGCCGATCACGAGGCGATCCTGACCGACGGCGAGCGACTCGGCCGGGTGATCGCGGAAGCGGCGGCGGAGTTCCAGACGCCGCTCGCGTTTCCGCTGATGGACCTGAAGCTCGAGAAAGCCACGTTGCTTTCGTTCTTCGACGTCCCCGCCGCAGACTCGGATAGCTTCCACTTCACGGAGGCGCCCTCCGCGGAAGCCGTGGCTCGTTTCGAATCCGCCCTCGCCAGCAGCCGGCCGTCGCCGCGCGTCGCCGCGAATCTCGGCGCGCTCCGCTACATCACCGGACAAACCACCTTGCTGCCGGTGGGCATGAGCATCGGCCCGTTCTCGCTCGCCACCAAGCTGCTCGCCGACCCGATCACGCCCGTGTACCTGGCCGGCGACGGCGCCACCGCGGCCGACGAGCCGGAGGTCGGACTCCTCGAAACCGCGCTGCGGCTCGCGCTTGCGACCGTCCGGCACGCGATCCGGCAGCAGCTCGACGCCGGCGCCCGCGCGATCTTCATCGCCGAACCCGCCGCCAACAAGGTCTTCTTCTCGCCGAAACAAATCGCCGGCGGCAGCAACGTCTTCGACCGGTTCGCGCTCGCGCCCAATCGCGCCATCGCCGCGCAACTCGTCGCGCGCGAGGCGGACCTACTCTTCCACTGCTGCGGCGAACTCGTCGACGCGATGCTCGACGGTTTCTGTTCGCTGCGACCCGCGCTGCTCTCGCTCGGCAGTTCGCGCCGACTGTGGGAGGACGCCGCCCGCGTGCCGAAGGACATCGTGCTCTACGGCAACCTGCCCTCGAAACAGTTCTATTCCGACAGCGTGATGCCGCTCGAAAAAGTCGGCGCACAGGCGGGTGAACTGCTCGCGCGGATGCGCCAGGTTGGGCATCCGTTCATCCTGGGGACGGAGTGCGACACGCTGCACGTCGACGGCTGCGATGACGCGATCCGCGCGAAGGTCGCACACCTGCTCCGGATTCCCGAGCCGGCCGCTTGA
- a CDS encoding helix-turn-helix transcriptional regulator, with the protein MLRRSRPTSLLGSGSLTRRQAAASGAFPDSRPHAAPADNAVFAGLLDALAFDAFAAEHRRATGFALVATDAAGTVLRGRVSASADPTAAQTARQQAIAEALRWGEPCVMGDPDGRVLWAVPVLRNQTLLGGLLVCGVALKRPARAGALDQRILHACRRLLELAARHNLTNAALLAERRRHARREREKAEALHALKEGLHDDIRSIYLREEPALIAAIRRGERPAARGAINRVLTAIYFLGESRMELLKSLALELVVTMTRTAVQAGGDPSQILGLNYQSITTLARIASQEELATWLCEMLELLIDAIQANRRHPNSVQLARAIEYMEEHLAGELTREEVARAAGLSPSHFSHLMRDKTGRSFTELLTRLRVDRACHLLARTETELAQIAQSCGFGDQSYFTRVFRRATQQTPGEFRRAQTPTAPPA; encoded by the coding sequence GTGCTTCGCCGCTCGCGTCCCACTTCACTCCTCGGCTCCGGTTCGCTCACCCGGCGGCAAGCCGCCGCGAGCGGAGCCTTTCCTGACTCCCGGCCCCACGCTGCACCGGCCGACAACGCGGTCTTTGCCGGACTCCTCGACGCGCTCGCCTTCGATGCATTCGCCGCCGAACACCGCCGCGCCACCGGTTTCGCGCTCGTGGCGACGGATGCCGCCGGCACCGTGCTGCGCGGTCGCGTGTCGGCCTCCGCCGACCCGACCGCGGCACAGACCGCGCGCCAGCAGGCGATCGCCGAGGCGCTGCGCTGGGGTGAGCCGTGCGTGATGGGTGATCCGGACGGACGCGTGCTCTGGGCCGTGCCAGTGTTGCGCAACCAGACGCTGCTCGGCGGTCTGCTCGTCTGCGGCGTCGCGCTGAAACGTCCCGCCCGCGCCGGCGCGCTCGATCAACGGATCCTTCATGCGTGCCGCCGGCTGCTCGAACTCGCCGCCAGGCACAACCTCACCAACGCCGCGCTGCTCGCGGAACGGCGGCGACACGCCCGTCGCGAACGCGAAAAAGCGGAGGCGCTGCACGCGTTGAAGGAGGGACTGCACGACGACATCCGCAGCATCTACCTGCGCGAGGAGCCCGCGCTTATCGCCGCCATCCGCCGCGGCGAACGCCCCGCCGCCCGCGGCGCAATCAATCGCGTGCTCACCGCGATCTATTTCCTCGGCGAGTCGCGGATGGAGCTGCTGAAGAGCCTCGCGCTCGAGCTGGTCGTCACGATGACGCGCACCGCGGTGCAGGCCGGCGGCGATCCATCGCAAATCCTCGGGCTGAACTACCAATCGATCACGACGCTCGCGCGGATCGCGTCGCAGGAGGAACTCGCCACCTGGCTCTGCGAAATGCTCGAGCTGCTGATCGACGCCATCCAGGCCAATCGCCGTCACCCCAACTCCGTGCAGCTCGCCCGCGCGATCGAATACATGGAGGAGCATCTCGCCGGCGAACTCACCCGCGAAGAGGTCGCGCGCGCGGCCGGACTGTCGCCGAGCCACTTTTCTCATCTGATGCGGGACAAGACCGGCCGCTCGTTCACCGAGTTGCTCACGCGACTGCGCGTGGATCGCGCGTGCCACCTGCTGGCGCGAACCGAAACCGAGCTCGCGCAGATCGCCCAAAGCTGCGGGTTCGGCGACCAGAGTTATTTCACGCGCGTGTTTCGCAGAGCTACGCAGCAGACGCCCGGCGAATTCCGCCGCGCCCAAACGCCCACCGCGCCGCCGGCCTGA
- the ribD gene encoding bifunctional diaminohydroxyphosphoribosylaminopyrimidine deaminase/5-amino-6-(5-phosphoribosylamino)uracil reductase RibD, with protein MSTTTNNHETFMRRALEVARKGWGDTHPNPMVGALIVEEGRVVAEGFHAQDGGPHAERLALLNRGKPPRAGATMYVTLEPCSTSGRTGACTDAIISSGIKQVVVGATDPNPEHSGKGFEVLRAAGVEVIHGVLERECTDLNLIFNHWIHRATPLIASKSAVTLDGRMACRTGESKWITGEPARANVHVWRRLFPAIAVGAGTVFKDNPRLTARVEGQPEWCPIRFVFDGLLRTVVDKQLPKLYTDEFHSRTVVVTTPHGGLGYVRKLREMGVQVWVIPSPTQRVPMSEFRKKCVEERVAGVLFEGGAQLVSHLLQEKQLDYLFIYRAPVLFADDRAKPMFNGLRTEKPVNGVRLSDVRNEVHGDDTLTRGCVEYPAQMFVDETTYSLA; from the coding sequence ATGAGTACGACGACGAACAATCACGAGACCTTCATGCGACGGGCTTTGGAGGTGGCGCGAAAAGGCTGGGGCGACACGCATCCAAACCCGATGGTCGGAGCGTTGATCGTGGAGGAGGGCCGTGTCGTGGCCGAAGGATTCCACGCGCAGGACGGCGGGCCGCACGCGGAACGGCTGGCTTTGTTGAACCGCGGCAAGCCGCCGCGCGCGGGTGCGACGATGTATGTCACGCTGGAGCCCTGCTCGACTTCCGGCCGGACCGGCGCGTGCACGGATGCGATCATCAGTTCGGGCATCAAGCAGGTGGTGGTCGGCGCGACGGACCCGAACCCGGAGCATTCCGGCAAGGGCTTCGAGGTGCTGCGCGCTGCGGGGGTCGAGGTCATCCACGGCGTGCTGGAGCGCGAGTGCACGGACCTGAACCTGATTTTCAATCACTGGATTCATCGCGCCACGCCGCTGATCGCGTCGAAGTCCGCGGTGACGCTGGACGGCCGGATGGCGTGTCGCACCGGTGAATCGAAATGGATCACCGGCGAACCGGCGCGCGCGAACGTGCACGTGTGGCGGCGGCTTTTCCCCGCGATCGCCGTGGGCGCGGGCACGGTGTTCAAGGACAACCCGCGGCTGACGGCGCGGGTCGAAGGCCAGCCCGAGTGGTGCCCGATCCGCTTCGTATTCGACGGACTGCTGCGCACGGTCGTCGACAAGCAGTTGCCTAAGCTCTACACCGACGAATTTCACAGCCGCACCGTGGTGGTGACAACGCCACACGGCGGGCTGGGCTACGTGCGCAAACTGCGCGAGATGGGCGTGCAAGTGTGGGTGATCCCGTCGCCGACGCAGCGCGTGCCGATGTCGGAATTTCGAAAAAAATGCGTGGAGGAACGCGTCGCGGGCGTGCTGTTCGAGGGCGGCGCGCAGCTCGTGAGCCACCTGCTGCAGGAGAAGCAGCTCGACTATCTTTTCATTTATCGCGCGCCGGTGTTGTTTGCGGACGATCGCGCGAAGCCGATGTTCAACGGACTGCGCACGGAGAAGCCGGTGAATGGCGTGCGGTTGTCGGATGTGCGCAACGAAGTGCACGGCGACGACACACTCACGCGCGGCTGTGTGGAGTATCCGGCGCAGATGTTTGTTGACGAGACGACGTACAGCCTGGCGTGA
- a CDS encoding S41 family peptidase: MSPRVLLSRVFSFRSLAAVTLGVAMLAPPLAALGPETVQFRAFALADLQRDFDQVQRLIETQHPQLYADRAAVQQALVDERAHLREGMNELEFYRLLAGVVRRLNCGHTALSLSSSTDTTLHAQRRLLPLAAKSIDGRLLVIRALPGLAVPVGAEITAINSHTATAVVQQLLDGLTADGANLTRKLHSLNRQFAQLYHLLVDTSSEFSITYLDPQTRLSHSVTLNGVSETDWNALRDPEPAGADDLGSSEFASDHAVLFVRTFNYYDAAGHTRFFAFIDNFFNEVAARRIQNVILDLRGNGGGDPYCGSYLFQRLIDRARSYFASTSPFYTDLRVPLAPAANAFTGSLAVLIDGGCFSTTGHFSSLLSYHRIGRFIGEETGGSFACTAANQSVTLVYTQLRFSYSTNTFTTAVSGLTPGRGIMPDLPVTPTAQDWISGNDPVKAVAQRLLRRGAAATAITRQPASLSAAAGAEAHFSLQTIPAALHAWELNGATLVNGDAAELVIDRVARSHAGIYSAFVTAEGQARYTHPAILGLLAQAKAEGGAEIGPDIVHPNGNVYDQVLLEDTSIVVTADPDQITRVSFVDLQDDIVQVEFAGAGTLTLTLDAASEAAPPRNYQQPDIRYRKGHARIVIAGADETTHLGVFSVGRRTALNPSLFRDDVSYDGWADLASVAILSSNGRFGGVRMGNAIFSGVRGHVGLIAPGVEFTGPVVFGDLHASEEALPTLLLGRVDRLQIAGGNLEQLNHRPVEVGGEFVLSLEAGTDSHNRPRTAQTLCARLEQDGVDVTPR; the protein is encoded by the coding sequence ATGTCGCCCCGCGTCCTCCTGTCCCGCGTTTTTTCTTTTCGGTCGCTCGCTGCGGTCACGCTGGGCGTCGCGATGCTCGCGCCGCCGCTCGCCGCCCTCGGCCCGGAAACCGTACAGTTTCGCGCCTTCGCGCTCGCCGACCTGCAGCGTGATTTCGACCAGGTCCAGCGGCTCATCGAGACGCAACATCCGCAACTCTACGCCGATCGCGCCGCGGTCCAGCAGGCGCTGGTGGATGAACGCGCGCACCTCCGCGAAGGCATGAACGAGCTCGAGTTCTACCGGCTGCTCGCCGGCGTCGTGCGCCGGCTCAACTGCGGCCACACCGCGCTTTCGCTCTCCAGCAGTACCGACACCACGCTGCACGCGCAGCGCCGGCTCCTGCCGCTCGCCGCGAAGAGCATCGACGGCCGGCTGCTGGTCATCCGCGCCCTCCCCGGCTTAGCCGTCCCCGTCGGCGCGGAAATCACCGCGATCAACAGCCACACCGCAACCGCGGTCGTGCAGCAGCTCCTGGACGGGCTCACGGCCGACGGCGCCAACCTCACCCGCAAGCTCCACTCGCTCAATCGTCAGTTCGCCCAGCTCTATCATCTCCTCGTCGACACGTCGTCGGAGTTTTCGATCACCTACCTCGATCCGCAAACGCGCCTGTCCCACAGCGTCACACTCAACGGCGTCAGCGAAACCGACTGGAACGCGCTGCGCGATCCCGAGCCGGCGGGCGCCGACGACCTCGGCTCGTCGGAATTCGCCAGCGATCACGCGGTGCTCTTCGTGCGCACCTTCAACTACTACGACGCCGCCGGCCACACGCGGTTCTTCGCCTTCATCGACAATTTCTTCAACGAGGTTGCGGCCCGCCGGATCCAGAACGTCATCCTCGATCTGCGCGGCAACGGCGGCGGCGATCCGTATTGCGGCTCCTATCTCTTCCAGCGGCTGATCGACCGCGCCCGCTCCTACTTCGCGAGCACCTCTCCGTTCTACACCGATCTCCGCGTTCCGCTCGCGCCCGCGGCCAACGCATTCACCGGCTCGCTGGCCGTGCTGATCGACGGCGGCTGTTTCTCCACCACCGGCCATTTCTCGTCGCTGCTGAGCTACCACCGCATCGGCCGGTTCATCGGCGAGGAGACCGGTGGCTCGTTCGCCTGCACCGCAGCCAACCAATCCGTCACGCTCGTCTACACGCAGCTGCGGTTCAGCTACTCGACGAATACCTTCACGACCGCGGTGAGCGGACTCACCCCTGGCCGCGGGATCATGCCCGACCTGCCAGTCACGCCGACCGCGCAGGACTGGATCAGCGGCAACGATCCCGTGAAGGCTGTCGCACAACGCCTGCTGCGTCGCGGCGCCGCAGCCACGGCCATCACCCGACAGCCGGCGAGCCTCTCCGCCGCCGCCGGGGCCGAGGCCCATTTCTCGCTGCAGACGATCCCCGCGGCGCTGCACGCGTGGGAGCTCAACGGCGCTACGTTGGTGAACGGCGACGCAGCTGAACTGGTGATCGATCGCGTCGCGCGCTCGCATGCCGGCATCTACAGCGCGTTCGTCACCGCGGAGGGCCAGGCTCGTTACACGCATCCGGCCATTCTGGGATTGCTCGCCCAGGCCAAAGCTGAGGGCGGCGCCGAGATCGGGCCCGACATCGTTCATCCAAACGGCAATGTCTACGATCAGGTGCTGCTCGAAGATACGTCGATCGTCGTCACCGCCGACCCGGACCAGATCACGCGAGTCTCATTCGTCGATTTGCAGGACGACATCGTGCAGGTGGAATTTGCCGGCGCCGGCACGTTGACGCTGACGCTCGACGCGGCATCGGAGGCCGCACCACCGCGCAATTACCAGCAGCCCGACATCCGCTACCGCAAAGGCCACGCGCGAATCGTGATCGCCGGCGCCGACGAAACGACGCACCTGGGTGTGTTCAGCGTCGGCCGCCGCACGGCGCTGAACCCGTCGCTGTTTCGCGACGACGTCAGCTATGACGGCTGGGCCGATCTCGCGAGCGTCGCGATTCTCAGCTCGAACGGGCGGTTTGGTGGCGTGCGCATGGGCAACGCGATCTTTTCCGGCGTGCGCGGCCACGTCGGCCTGATCGCGCCCGGCGTCGAGTTCACCGGGCCGGTCGTGTTCGGCGATCTGCACGCGTCCGAGGAAGCGCTTCCGACGCTCCTCCTCGGGCGCGTCGATCGCCTCCAAATCGCGGGCGGCAATCTCGAACAGCTCAACCATCGCCCCGTCGAGGTGGGCGGAGAATTTGTCCTCTCGCTCGAAGCCGGCACGGACTCGCACAACCGTCCGCGCACTGCCCAAACGCTCTGCGCCCGGCTCGAGCAAGACGGCGTCGACGTGACGCCCCGCTAG
- a CDS encoding MBL fold metallo-hydrolase — protein sequence MNLHVLPAGPIRTNAYLLTAPERGEAVLIDAPAGVWLDVEPILQKEKCRLTELWITHGHWDHTQGAAEIVRQTGAKVRAHSDDRPLLETPKVQEAFMGTRLDVEPVGVDRWVGQGERFESLGQPVEVRHVPGHCAGNVLYFLPRAQAAFVGDALFAGSVGRTDLPGGSFETLEHSIRQQIYTLPEETAVYPGHGADTTVGAEMATNPYVSG from the coding sequence ATGAATCTTCATGTCCTGCCCGCCGGGCCGATCCGGACCAACGCCTACTTGCTGACCGCGCCGGAGCGCGGCGAGGCCGTGCTGATCGACGCGCCCGCCGGCGTGTGGCTCGACGTCGAACCGATCCTGCAAAAGGAGAAGTGCCGACTGACGGAACTCTGGATCACGCATGGGCATTGGGACCACACGCAAGGGGCGGCGGAGATCGTGCGGCAAACGGGGGCGAAGGTGCGGGCGCATTCGGACGACCGGCCGTTGCTGGAAACGCCGAAGGTCCAGGAAGCGTTCATGGGAACGCGGTTGGACGTGGAACCGGTTGGCGTCGACCGTTGGGTCGGGCAGGGCGAGCGGTTCGAGTCGCTCGGGCAGCCCGTGGAGGTTCGCCACGTGCCCGGCCACTGCGCGGGCAACGTGCTCTATTTCCTGCCGCGGGCGCAGGCGGCGTTCGTGGGCGATGCGCTGTTTGCCGGCAGCGTGGGCCGCACGGACCTGCCGGGCGGGAGCTTTGAGACGCTGGAACATTCGATCCGGCAGCAGATTTACACGCTGCCGGAAGAGACCGCGGTTTATCCCGGCCATGGGGCGGACACGACCGTCGGCGCCGAGATGGCGACCAACCCTTATGTTTCGGGATGA
- a CDS encoding endo-1,4-beta-xylanase, whose protein sequence is MKTLLRVLLLGFSWLGAVAGAARADSDAVEALLARANQNIEQQRKGDIQIRVTDAAGRPQAGVTVTVDQRTHHFRFGSIAFELLPANHFTPEQEAVFKQRFTQLFNLAILPFYWDGYEPVPGRPGWERMLEVATWCKAHGITPKGHPLAWTHVAGTPAWLSELPPDCSRSLLQARVVENVKGFAGTIDLWDVANEAANTVVWDAAMKMPERIEGERYPAAGPSIAEVADWIEPCYRWAHAANPDATLLLNDFGQIAWPPVRERFFALVKELQRRGTPLHGIGLQAHEPRTEWFHPQKVWDTLERCRELGLPIHFTEFHPHSLGAPISGGYKEGVWSEENQAEFARIMYTLGFGHPSVVSFTWWDFTENDSYIKGSALLRKDLTPKPAYEVLDQLINHAWKTHATLKTDADGRIALRGFYGEYQVRPEAGATGPVTFQHVPGAASEWTVRLQ, encoded by the coding sequence ATGAAAACCTTGCTGCGTGTTCTTCTTTTAGGGTTCAGCTGGCTCGGCGCGGTCGCGGGGGCGGCGCGCGCCGATTCCGATGCGGTGGAGGCGCTGCTGGCGCGTGCCAACCAAAACATCGAGCAACAGCGGAAGGGAGATATCCAAATCCGCGTGACAGACGCCGCCGGCCGGCCGCAGGCCGGAGTCACGGTGACGGTGGACCAGCGCACGCATCATTTCCGGTTCGGCTCGATCGCGTTCGAGTTGCTGCCGGCGAACCACTTCACGCCGGAGCAGGAGGCGGTGTTCAAGCAGCGGTTCACGCAGCTCTTCAATCTGGCGATTCTGCCGTTCTACTGGGACGGCTACGAACCGGTGCCGGGACGCCCGGGCTGGGAGCGGATGCTCGAGGTGGCGACTTGGTGCAAGGCCCACGGCATCACGCCGAAGGGGCACCCGCTGGCGTGGACGCACGTGGCGGGCACGCCGGCCTGGCTGTCCGAGCTGCCGCCGGATTGCAGCCGGTCGCTGCTGCAAGCGCGCGTGGTCGAAAATGTGAAAGGCTTTGCGGGGACGATCGACCTGTGGGACGTCGCGAACGAAGCGGCCAACACGGTGGTATGGGACGCAGCGATGAAAATGCCGGAGCGGATCGAGGGGGAGCGCTACCCGGCGGCGGGGCCGTCCATTGCGGAAGTCGCCGACTGGATCGAGCCCTGCTACCGCTGGGCTCACGCCGCGAACCCGGACGCGACGTTGCTCCTGAACGATTTTGGCCAGATCGCGTGGCCGCCGGTCCGCGAGCGATTCTTCGCGTTGGTCAAGGAACTGCAGCGACGCGGCACGCCGCTGCACGGCATCGGGCTGCAGGCCCACGAGCCGCGCACCGAATGGTTTCATCCGCAGAAGGTCTGGGACACGCTGGAGCGTTGTCGCGAGCTCGGGCTGCCGATTCATTTCACGGAGTTTCATCCGCACTCGCTCGGCGCGCCGATTTCCGGCGGCTACAAGGAAGGCGTCTGGTCGGAGGAGAATCAGGCTGAGTTCGCCCGGATCATGTATACGCTCGGGTTCGGCCACCCATCGGTGGTCTCGTTCACGTGGTGGGATTTCACCGAGAACGATTCCTACATCAAAGGCAGCGCGCTGCTACGAAAAGATCTGACGCCGAAGCCCGCCTACGAAGTCCTGGATCAGCTGATCAATCACGCGTGGAAAACGCACGCCACGCTCAAGACTGATGCGGACGGTCGGATTGCGCTGCGGGGGTTTTATGGCGAGTACCAGGTGCGGCCGGAGGCAGGCGCGACAGGGCCGGTCACGTTCCAGCACGTTCCCGGAGCGGCCAGCGAGTGGACGGTGCGGCTGCAATGA
- a CDS encoding DUF1638 domain-containing protein: MPSSPPPRLALIACRVLETELAHFLPQAPHVVRTEFLDVGLHDRPGFLHTALAAALARAEDDPAVEAVALVYGVCGLGTMGLRPARCPLVLPRAHDCLTLFLGSKERYADIMRRTPDVYWYTPGWNRARRVPGPDREAALRSEYTKKFGVEDAEALIAMERASFFEHGRAVYTDFGLPDSAAEKAYAQTCATWLGWPCEEQPGDSSLLRALLAGEWDAERFLVVPPGQQTAFSADTRVVKAVATGLGAACEPSPLASPSSALLPPEPCPPPATVPVVS; the protein is encoded by the coding sequence ATGCCGTCGTCTCCGCCACCGCGCCTCGCGCTGATCGCGTGTCGCGTGCTCGAAACCGAGCTCGCGCACTTTCTGCCGCAGGCGCCCCACGTCGTTCGCACCGAATTCCTCGACGTGGGACTGCATGACCGTCCCGGATTCCTGCACACCGCACTTGCGGCCGCGCTCGCCCGCGCCGAGGACGATCCCGCGGTCGAAGCGGTCGCGCTCGTCTACGGCGTGTGCGGTCTGGGCACCATGGGATTGCGGCCGGCGCGCTGCCCGCTCGTGCTCCCGCGCGCGCACGACTGTCTCACGCTCTTCCTCGGCAGCAAGGAACGCTACGCGGACATCATGCGCCGCACGCCGGACGTTTACTGGTACACGCCCGGCTGGAATCGCGCGCGTCGCGTGCCCGGTCCCGATCGCGAGGCGGCCTTGCGCAGCGAATACACGAAAAAATTCGGCGTCGAGGACGCCGAAGCGCTGATCGCGATGGAACGCGCTTCCTTCTTTGAACACGGCCGCGCGGTCTACACCGATTTTGGGTTGCCCGACAGCGCCGCGGAGAAAGCCTATGCGCAAACCTGCGCCACCTGGCTGGGCTGGCCCTGCGAGGAACAGCCGGGCGACAGCTCGTTGCTGCGGGCGCTGCTCGCGGGCGAATGGGATGCCGAGCGTTTTCTCGTCGTTCCACCCGGTCAGCAAACCGCGTTCAGCGCGGATACGCGCGTGGTGAAAGCGGTCGCCACTGGCCTCGGCGCCGCTTGCGAACCGTCGCCGCTGGCGTCGCCTTCATCCGCGCTGCTCCCGCCGGAGCCGTGCCCGCCGCCGGCCACCGTGCCGGTCGTTTCGTGA